In Deinococcus sp. Leaf326, a single genomic region encodes these proteins:
- a CDS encoding aminotransferase class IV, with protein sequence MTFSLLETLRLEAGELPALEAHLDRMEASARHFGWPLDRSALRTLAWQRAAEHPVGVWRLRLLCAPDGEIVAQDLPLVDEPVPLLAALAQTPVLSTDSRLAHKTTDRAVYEAHRAAQPDLQEVLLWNERGELAEFATGNLVLRLEGELLTPPLTAGVLPGVARAAALASGRIVEATLLRPLLAQAEEVWHLNSLRGWRPVVLG encoded by the coding sequence GTGACCTTCTCTCTGCTCGAAACCCTGCGCCTGGAGGCCGGTGAGTTGCCCGCCCTGGAGGCTCACCTCGACCGTATGGAGGCGTCGGCGCGGCATTTTGGCTGGCCGCTAGACCGGTCCGCGCTGCGCACTCTGGCCTGGCAGCGAGCCGCTGAGCACCCGGTCGGCGTCTGGCGCCTGCGGCTGCTGTGCGCCCCGGACGGGGAAATCGTGGCGCAGGACCTGCCTCTGGTAGACGAGCCTGTCCCCCTGCTCGCGGCCCTCGCCCAGACGCCGGTCCTAAGCACCGACTCCCGTCTGGCCCACAAGACCACCGACCGCGCCGTATATGAGGCCCACCGCGCCGCCCAGCCGGACCTTCAGGAAGTCCTGCTCTGGAACGAACGCGGGGAACTGGCCGAGTTTGCGACCGGCAACCTAGTGCTGCGGTTAGAAGGCGAGCTGTTGACCCCGCCTCTGACCGCCGGCGTCCTGCCGGGAGTGGCGCGCGCGGCGGCCCTCGCTTCGGGCCGGATCGTCGAGGCGACCTTGCTCCGCCCGCTTCTCGCGCAGGCCGAAGAGGTGTGGCACCTCAACAGTCTGCGCGGGTGGCGGCCGGTGGTGTTGGGCTGA
- the pabB gene encoding aminodeoxychorismate synthase component I, protein MRNVFSPEPFSRPPRVTVSPPGPITALLRFAAPSDPLAAQPRWRLLRNPVQVVTAHTLDEVGSALKAVEQAVAEGLYAAGFVTYEAAPAFDPTLVTHPSGEMPLLWFALFTNFEELDDLPGSTSNFSLGAWTPDGPETEYAAAITEIRRQIAEGNTYQVNHTLRLRAPFAGDDLALFTALSRAQPTFYSAYLNAGRWRVLSVSPELFFSVAGGEIVTRPMKGTAPRGGTPEEDAARVAALRASPKERAENLMIVDLLRNDLGRVSRFGTVTVPRLFEVETYPTLHTMTSMVRAELRPSVRLAEVFGALFPCGSVTGAPKVNTMRLIRRLEPAPRGVYCGAVGYLSPGDEMVFNVPIRTVTLDMARGTAEYGVGGGVTWDSTPEGEYAEVLTKAAVVRGLVTGEQS, encoded by the coding sequence ATGAGGAACGTGTTCAGCCCCGAGCCGTTCAGCCGTCCTCCGCGCGTCACGGTGTCGCCTCCCGGGCCTATTACGGCCCTGCTACGCTTTGCCGCCCCCAGCGACCCGCTGGCAGCCCAGCCCCGCTGGCGCCTCCTGCGTAACCCTGTGCAGGTGGTCACGGCGCACACCCTGGACGAGGTTGGTTCGGCCCTGAAGGCAGTCGAGCAGGCGGTCGCCGAGGGCCTGTACGCGGCCGGTTTCGTGACCTACGAGGCGGCTCCGGCCTTCGACCCGACCCTGGTCACCCACCCGTCCGGGGAGATGCCGCTGCTGTGGTTCGCCCTGTTCACAAATTTCGAAGAACTGGATGACCTGCCCGGTTCCACCAGTAACTTCAGCCTCGGCGCGTGGACCCCGGACGGTCCAGAGACGGAGTACGCGGCCGCCATCACCGAGATCCGGCGACAGATCGCCGAGGGCAACACCTATCAGGTGAACCACACCCTCCGTCTGCGGGCGCCCTTCGCCGGAGACGACCTCGCGCTATTCACGGCTCTGAGCCGCGCACAGCCCACCTTCTACTCGGCGTACCTGAACGCGGGGCGCTGGCGGGTACTCTCGGTGTCGCCGGAACTGTTCTTCAGCGTCGCGGGAGGCGAGATCGTGACCCGTCCCATGAAGGGCACCGCACCGAGGGGAGGCACGCCGGAGGAGGACGCGGCCCGTGTCGCTGCCCTGCGCGCCTCGCCCAAGGAGCGCGCCGAGAACCTGATGATCGTGGACCTGCTGCGCAACGACCTCGGCCGCGTGTCCCGCTTCGGTACCGTCACGGTGCCCCGACTTTTCGAGGTCGAGACGTATCCGACCCTACACACCATGACTTCCATGGTGCGCGCCGAACTGCGGCCGAGCGTCCGACTAGCCGAGGTGTTCGGGGCCCTGTTTCCCTGCGGCTCGGTGACGGGCGCTCCCAAGGTAAACACCATGCGCCTGATCCGTAGGCTGGAGCCTGCGCCGCGCGGAGTGTACTGCGGCGCGGTCGGGTACCTGTCTCCAGGCGATGAGATGGTATTCAACGTGCCCATCCGTACCGTAACGCTCGACATGGCGCGCGGGACGGCCGAGTACGGGGTCGGCGGCGGCGTGACCTGGGACTCGACGCCGGAGGGTGAATATGCTGAGGTGCTCACAAAAGCAGCGGTCGTGCGGGGTCTGGTCACTGGGGAGCAGTCGTGA
- a CDS encoding tyrosine-protein kinase domain-containing protein, with product MTAFPTDDLQEVPRHRAPQPPVPESDGGDNEIELGALWQGVRRRLPWILLATALVGGGVYLWSRSQPSIYAASSSLVTSGNGNVGGTSLVTAAPLPPGALQEALQGPVVLGSIIKQLKSAPQFSAAQRTALSAELQEELQRQSLSTIELQTRLDQGGNGVYVVSARGPTPQAAAALTDIATDALLSWDRGRALSVIQRAQASLRAQVTSINSQLAAGDLTDVERQTLITARAGVQRSLAEAGIQVVGLAGYLQKVAPAVAPLDRVAPRPTRNAILAGLLTLLLGVGLAALRTVTDRSVRSEEDLLNFGLPTLGTIPRLRKRDIVLSGIVRAARQAGLYEAIGFLRVNLLSQLPRKTGLRVLVTSTSPGEGKSSLTATLADSFAASGQRVLIIDADLRRGTQQEVWDKFEREHRWIQLTGQEGGARSLQDALRQPGTVQVMEVEPQVHVLPSGPGLHDSLPLLNQSDLGVILPQWSQGYDLVLIDSPPLLSLADSLVLGRHTDGVLIVTEEGKTSLQTVRQLLRRARQGGLPLLGFVLNKVTVSSRNSQNYGYSYAPRRTDNR from the coding sequence ATGACTGCCTTTCCGACCGACGACCTGCAGGAGGTGCCGCGCCACCGCGCGCCGCAGCCGCCCGTACCAGAAAGTGACGGGGGTGACAATGAAATTGAACTGGGGGCTCTGTGGCAGGGTGTCCGCCGTCGCCTGCCCTGGATTCTGCTGGCGACGGCGCTCGTGGGAGGCGGTGTGTACCTCTGGTCGCGCTCGCAGCCCAGCATCTATGCCGCGTCTTCCAGTTTGGTGACTTCAGGGAACGGCAACGTGGGCGGCACCTCGCTGGTCACGGCCGCTCCACTGCCCCCAGGCGCGCTTCAGGAGGCCCTGCAGGGTCCGGTAGTGCTGGGCAGTATCATCAAGCAGCTCAAGAGTGCCCCGCAATTTTCTGCTGCGCAGCGCACCGCCCTGAGTGCTGAGCTGCAAGAAGAGTTGCAGCGTCAATCATTGAGCACCATCGAATTGCAGACCCGGTTGGACCAGGGGGGCAACGGCGTTTACGTCGTCTCGGCCAGAGGCCCGACGCCTCAGGCGGCAGCGGCCCTGACCGACATCGCCACCGACGCTCTGCTGAGCTGGGATCGGGGCCGCGCCCTGAGCGTGATCCAACGGGCACAGGCGTCGTTGCGGGCCCAGGTTACATCCATCAATAGCCAACTTGCCGCCGGGGACCTGACGGATGTCGAGCGTCAGACCCTGATTACAGCCCGGGCCGGCGTGCAGCGCAGTCTCGCCGAAGCGGGCATTCAGGTCGTGGGCCTCGCAGGTTACCTGCAAAAAGTTGCTCCGGCTGTCGCGCCTCTCGACCGGGTGGCGCCTCGACCGACCCGCAATGCCATTCTCGCGGGTCTGTTGACCCTGCTACTCGGTGTGGGGCTCGCGGCGCTGCGCACAGTCACAGACCGTTCGGTGCGCTCGGAAGAAGACCTGCTGAATTTTGGCCTGCCGACGCTGGGTACCATTCCCCGGTTACGTAAGCGCGACATCGTCCTGAGCGGCATTGTCCGCGCGGCGCGGCAGGCGGGGCTGTACGAGGCCATCGGCTTCCTGCGCGTGAACCTGCTGTCGCAGCTGCCCCGCAAGACCGGGCTGCGTGTACTTGTGACCTCCACCTCGCCGGGTGAGGGTAAAAGCAGCTTGACCGCCACGTTGGCCGACAGCTTCGCGGCCAGTGGGCAGCGCGTGCTGATCATTGACGCTGACCTGCGCCGCGGCACCCAGCAGGAAGTGTGGGACAAGTTTGAGCGCGAGCACCGCTGGATTCAGCTGACTGGGCAGGAAGGTGGGGCGCGGTCCTTGCAGGACGCCCTACGCCAACCGGGCACCGTCCAAGTGATGGAAGTCGAGCCGCAGGTTCATGTGCTGCCCTCTGGGCCGGGGCTGCACGACAGCCTTCCCCTGCTCAACCAGTCCGACCTGGGCGTCATCTTGCCGCAGTGGAGCCAAGGCTATGATCTGGTTCTCATCGATAGCCCTCCTCTGCTTTCGCTGGCCGATAGCTTAGTGCTGGGCCGCCACACCGACGGCGTACTCATCGTGACTGAGGAAGGCAAGACCAGTCTCCAGACGGTGCGGCAGTTGCTGCGCCGCGCCCGCCAGGGTGGACTGCCCCTGCTGGGTTTCGTGCTGAATAAGGTGACGGTCTCCAGCCGCAACAGCCAGAACTACGGCTACAGCTACGCCCCCCGGCGTACGGATAACCGGTAA
- a CDS encoding glucose-1-phosphate thymidylyltransferase: protein MKAIIPAAGLGTRLRPLTFTRPKPVLRVAGQPIIRHAIRTLQEAGIHEIGIVVSQLTRDEIAHAIRNVTGVQITLIDQNEQLGLGHAVLTAREWVGQDDFCVYLGDNLFEYGARPFVERFQEARPDALIALVQVEDPTAFGVAQMDGERIVRLVEKPKNPPSNLAVAGLYCFTARLFEMLDGMPPSARGEYEITDGIQRLIEAGATVMGQPVVGWWKDTGRPTDLLEANHLLLEKLESDVRGEVIETRVSGRVVIPESSRVVRSKIVGPVIIGENVVIEDAYIGPFTSIGRNSVIRHAEVEHSVIDADALIENLNTRLQDCLIGVRAQVRGGRTIPRTHKLTVSDASIVELA from the coding sequence ATGAAAGCCATCATCCCCGCCGCTGGACTCGGCACCCGCCTGCGTCCGCTCACCTTCACGCGCCCCAAACCCGTTCTGAGGGTCGCCGGACAGCCGATCATCCGCCACGCGATCCGTACTCTGCAGGAGGCGGGCATCCATGAGATCGGCATCGTGGTCTCCCAACTCACGCGGGACGAAATTGCCCACGCCATTCGCAACGTTACGGGGGTGCAGATCACGCTGATCGACCAGAACGAGCAGCTCGGGCTCGGGCACGCAGTCCTGACCGCCCGCGAATGGGTAGGCCAGGACGACTTCTGCGTATATCTCGGAGACAACCTTTTCGAGTACGGCGCACGTCCCTTCGTCGAGCGTTTCCAGGAGGCGCGCCCCGACGCGCTGATCGCGCTGGTACAGGTCGAAGACCCAACCGCCTTCGGTGTGGCGCAGATGGATGGCGAGCGCATCGTGCGCCTGGTCGAGAAGCCCAAGAACCCGCCGAGCAACCTCGCGGTGGCGGGTCTGTACTGTTTCACGGCCCGGCTGTTCGAGATGCTCGACGGCATGCCGCCTTCGGCGCGCGGCGAGTACGAGATCACAGACGGCATCCAGCGCCTGATCGAGGCCGGAGCCACCGTCATGGGCCAACCAGTCGTCGGCTGGTGGAAGGATACGGGCCGGCCGACCGATCTGCTCGAAGCCAACCATCTCCTGCTGGAGAAACTGGAAAGCGACGTCCGGGGCGAGGTCATAGAGACGCGGGTCAGTGGGCGGGTGGTGATCCCAGAGTCCTCACGGGTGGTGCGCAGCAAGATCGTCGGGCCGGTGATTATTGGCGAGAACGTGGTCATCGAGGACGCCTACATCGGCCCCTTCACTAGCATCGGGCGTAACAGCGTCATCCGGCATGCCGAGGTCGAACACAGTGTCATCGACGCCGACGCGCTCATCGAGAATCTGAACACCCGCCTTCAGGACTGCCTGATCGGCGTGCGCGCCCAGGTCCGGGGTGGCCGCACCATTCCGCGCACGCACAAGCTGACGGTGTCGGACGCGAGCATCGTCGAACTGGCCTGA